Genomic DNA from Prunus persica cultivar Lovell chromosome G1, Prunus_persica_NCBIv2, whole genome shotgun sequence:
ATGGTTGACTAATACTGATTCTACGATCCAGTTCTTGAATCTACTCGCAGGATTTTTAGGTTCATTATAATATTCAAGAATTGCAACTCATACtttgtaaacaaaaaataaataaaaattctttttgtttgacaCCACGTACAAGTtggaaaatggaaacaaaGCTATAAAATAATCATGATCATAAGATAGAGAATGTATAAACATCGAACTTCGAATGGTACCTGATTCCATCACTTCACACCAAAGCTAGATAAGTTTTATGCTCTGTTGTTCTCTGTCACAGAGCAAGCCTAATGGTGGAGGCTACAACAACAACCATGTCCTATACAATTATGTATGGCTAAGGCTACAACAACCATATCCCAATTAATTTAATGTAAATCCTAACTCATAACAAATTTACCTAATTCGGCTCATATAAAACCTAAAGCCCTTAACAAGGGACTTGTAACTCAATTGGTTAAAAGCATTTACTGCTGCATCTGAGGTTCtaagttcaatttcttttctccCATTATCGCtgtataaacaaaacaaaaattaaaaatctaaaGCCCTTAATCATATAATGTATATTCTGTATAGCTAAAAGTACAATCACAATAAAAAGGGGTAACTGGTCAACTATAAGCCCAAATAATATTCCATAAAATATAATGTGATATGTTGCAAtagaaaaatctcaaaatatgGAACATAAGCATAACAGCATTGCCCTGAAGTTGGATAGCTTGAGAAGCTCATTTTAGAATGAGTGATGCTATCTTGTGACAGATACATGATTTAACAAGTTCTCACCAACCAAAGCCCATGGAATATCTCACGCTCACTTGTTTCTTAAcaacatcttcttctttaactTACTAATCCCATCttcattttcctttaaaaCCTGATACTAATCCCAAGGAAATTCTCACCCTCACTTTGTCTTCCTTCAAAACACAGGGCAACTCTCCATTACATATTCACCATGGGAACTTTTGTGCACAACTCAGCCCAAGATGAGGAACATATTTTCCGAAGCCGAGCACCGGCTGTCCAAGTACCTGATAATGTCACATTGCCAGAATTTGTGCTTCAGGATGCAGAATTATATGCTGATAATGTTGCATTCGTGGAGGCGGTGACCGGAAAGGAAATTACTTATGGGGAGGTGGTGAGAGACACTAGGAGATTTTCCAAGGCCTTAAGGTCTCTTGGCCTTAGAAAGGGGcatgtggtggtggttgttCTCCCAAATGTTGCAGAGTATGCCATAGTTGCTTTGGGAATAATGGCTGCTGGTGGGGTGTTTTCGGGAGCAAATCCATCAGGGCATGCATCTGAAATTAAGAAGCAGGTGGAGGTAGCTGATGCCAAGATCATTGTAACAAATGGTGCAAGCTATGAAAAGGTAACGTTATCAGATCATAGCCCCAGTACTTCTGTTAATAATGCAGGCAGCTGTGAGCATATGAAATGATAATTTATAGTGCAATTTTAATTCTAAGCCTTTGTTTTGAGAATTTGAGATGTGCAGGTAAAAGGCTTTGGGGTACCAGTAATTGTGCTTGGTGAAGAAGTTATTGAAGGTGCTATGAATTGGAACAACCTGCTTGAAGCAGCAGACCGTGCCggaaacaaaatcaataaGGAGGAATTGAAGCAGTCTGATCTATGTGCCCTTCCCTTCTCATCAGGCACAACAGGACTGTCGAAGGGTGTAATGCTGACTCATCGAAACCTAGTAGCCAACCTCAGCTCCACACTCTTTGGAGTAACGCCGGAAATGATTGGCAAAGTCACTGTCCTAGGCCTAATTCCATTCTTTCACATCTATGGGATCACTGGAATATGTTGCGCGACGCTTCGAAACAAGGGgaaagtggtggtgatgggAAGATTCGAACTTCGGACATTTCTTAATGCATTGGTCTCACAAGAGGTCACATATGCGCCCATTGTGCCACCAATCATTTTGAACTTGGTTAAGAATCCAATAGTTGATGAGTTTGATCTGAGCAAGCTCAAACTCCAGGCCATTATGACTGCAGCAGCTCCACTTGCACCAGATGTCctcaaaaaatttgagaacaaGTTCCCTGGTGTCCAAGTCCAAGAGGTGACAGAAAAACAATGCCCTTCATTTTGTAAGTGCTGATTTTAACAGACAATTGTGTGTTTTTTGGCTGATTCAATTGTgcttatttttaattgtagGCATATGGATTGACTGAACACAGCTGCATCACACTCACTCATGCCACACCGGGTGTTATGGCAAAGAAAAACTCGGTTGGGTTCATTCTTCCAAATTTGCAAGTCAAATTCATTGACCCTGACACCGGCCGATCCCTCCCCAGAAACACCCCTGGTGAACTTTGTGTCTTGAGTCAATGTGTAATGAAAGGTAAAGGAGAGAGATTGATTGCATCAATAATCTGATGGCCCGTGTTAATCACATGTTGATGTGATTGATGTGAACCTTTTCTCATACAGAAGTAAAATATGTCTGTCCTTTGTTAAGCAACATAATTTGTATTGATATTGTCGATAATGTATCGATAATATATAGTGTACTTAGAACATGCATATCTCATGTCATAATAACTTACTTTGCAGGTTACTACAATAATGAAGAGGAGACTGCCCGGATCATCGACAATAATGGATGGCTTCACACTGGTGACATTGGCTACAtag
This window encodes:
- the LOC18792004 gene encoding 4-coumarate--CoA ligase-like 1; translation: MGTFVHNSAQDEEHIFRSRAPAVQVPDNVTLPEFVLQDAELYADNVAFVEAVTGKEITYGEVVRDTRRFSKALRSLGLRKGHVVVVVLPNVAEYAIVALGIMAAGGVFSGANPSGHASEIKKQVEVADAKIIVTNGASYEKVKGFGVPVIVLGEEVIEGAMNWNNLLEAADRAGNKINKEELKQSDLCALPFSSGTTGLSKGVMLTHRNLVANLSSTLFGVTPEMIGKVTVLGLIPFFHIYGITGICCATLRNKGKVVVMGRFELRTFLNALVSQEVTYAPIVPPIILNLVKNPIVDEFDLSKLKLQAIMTAAAPLAPDVLKKFENKFPGVQVQEAYGLTEHSCITLTHATPGVMAKKNSVGFILPNLQVKFIDPDTGRSLPRNTPGELCVLSQCVMKGYYNNEEETARIIDNNGWLHTGDIGYIDDDENVFIVDRIKELIKYKGFQVAPAELEAILLSHPSVEDVAVVPLPDEEAGEIPAASVVLAAGAKESEEDIIKFVASNVAHYKKVRVVHFVDSIPKSPSGKIMRRLVKEALIEKIKACKLHT